In Thermofilum pendens Hrk 5, the sequence CGGGCCCTGCAGGTTAACGGAGCCTATCTTCGAGGAGCTCGCCGCCAAGTATGCCGGGAGGGTCGCCTTCCTCAAGGTGAACGTAGACGAGAACCCCGACCTCGCGGTGCAGTACGACGTTATGAGCATACCCACGATGATAGTGTTTAAGGGTGGCAAGGAGTTCAAGCGCTTCATAGGGTACTCCCCGCTACTCGCGAGGCAACTCGACCTAACGCTTCAAGGGCTAATAGCCGGGTAGCGCGCACTGTAGAGCAAGGGCCGACGAAGCACTTAAGTTCTGCAACGACTCCAAGTGGCACGAGTACCTACGCAGGTTCCCGGACTCAGCTGTACCACTTGAGTGCATCGAGGCGCTTTGTGAAGCAGTAGAGCGGGGTGTACGCGTAGATCCCTACAAGCTGCTGATTGACTGTGCTAAGCACCCGGGTACGTGCAAAGCCGATTAGGCCCGTGTTGCTAATTCGTATGGGCACGAAAGGCTGTAAGGTGTATCAAAGGTGTATCACTTATAGAGAAGAGAAGCAACTGTGACTTTCTCAAGCAGTCGATGAGCCCAGAACTACAATTGTTGCTGTAGCTTTTTCACACGTGTCCTAGCTAGTTCGAGTAGGTTTTCCGCGCTGAATACTTCTATCCCCTTCGGCTCTCTCGGCAGAACGTCCCCTCTTGGAACCACCAAGATCTTCCTGCACTTATACCTCGACAGCCTTTCCTCGATCTTCTCGACGTCGCTTGAAGTGAGAGTCTCCCTCCACTTTACCTCCACCGCTGCCTTAAGCGATTTAAAGTCTACAAGAGCCACGTCTACCTCGTGTCCTGGCTCAACTATCTTCTCAGCCCAGAGCCCCATCGACTTGGAGAGTAGGTAGGCAACGAACTGTTCAACGTAGAGAGGCATTTTCTCCCTCAGCACTCTCAAGGCTTGCTCCTCCTCCAATTCCCTCTCGCTTATACCGTACTTTGCGTCCATGTAGAAGAAGAGGTCAACCACGGGGGAAACATGCCTGTACATGTATCTATTCTTCCCGTAGAACTTCACCTTCTCGAGTATCCCTATCCTCTCCAAGACTCTGAGGTAAGGATGCACTAAGCTTGGATCCTGGGCGGCCATGAGCCTGTTGGAGTAGAGGTAAGCCGCTATTTCCGACGAGACGCTCTTCCCGCTGGCTACAGCTTTAAGTACTCCCTCATACACTCTTGAAAGAAAGCGCTCCTCCTCCCTGAATACCTCGCCTACAAGAGCCGGCACCGTGTACCTCAGGGTCTGCACGACCCCTCTCTCGAAGTTGCTTGCTCTCTCCCACACCGGAGTGAGCCACGGCTCCCTGAGCAGGACGGATACTTCAACAAGTCTTTTCGGGTCTGAAACATAGCTCGACAAGTTCACCAGTATGTCTGCCTCGTCAACCAGGCCCATCTTGAACTCTGTCATCATGCCGAGCAATGGGGATCTACCACTGAGAATTTCCCTCGAAAGCCACAGGGTGGAGGAAACAGCGACTAGGCGCCCCCTGGTCCCCAGGCTATGCAACATGTCGCTAAACTCGCTGGGCAACCTTTGGAACTCATCGACCACGACAGTCTCATTGTGCTTCAGCTTCTCAGCTAGTTCCCTTCTGAAGGCCTCGTAGCTTATCCTCTCGGAGTCGACGAAGATTTCCCCCTCCCTGCCGACAAAGTAGTACGAGTCCCACTTAGTGAAATTTCTGATGAAGTAGCTTTTTCCAACTTTCCTCCTCCCGTAGACGAGAACCCAGGCTCCTGTACTCTTCCACCTGGCCAAATCCGAATGCCTCACTATACTAACCACAGTTAGACTAACCATGATTATACTTTATAACCCTTTCTTTTAAGTTACCGACCGCGTGTGGAGGAGATTGGGCAGGCAAGGTGGCGCTTGCGGGTTTCTGGGTTGAGTGGTGCGGGCCCTGCAGGTTAACGGAGCCTTCAAGCGCACGGATACCCGGGCTCAGCGTGGCGGGAGGGCTCGCGCCTTCCGCTTTCTACCAGGTTTGTAAGGTTACATGCAGGTTCGTGAAGGTTAAGCACACTGTGGTCTACTTCATGCGCGCGAGCGATAAGCATTTCTGGCGAAGCCGGGTATTCTTACTCGGCAGAGGAGCGTGAGGGAAGAGGCCTCGCTGTGGTTCAGGCAGGCAGAGAGGGACCTCGAAAAGGCGAGGAACGACCTAGTCACACATGACTGGGATTCGGCGGCTTTCTGGAGCCAGCAAGCAGCTGAGAAGGCCTTGAAAGCCCTCCTTCTAAGCCGGGGGAGGGTCTATAGGGGGCACAGCCTGCTCGCCTTGGCGGAAACCGCTAAGAGCGAGCTGGGGCTAAGCGTCGACGATATCATCGGGGATTTGAGGGAGCTCACAGTTCACTACACGATTTCGAGGTACCCCAACGCGGCGAACGCTTTTCCCTACGAGCTCTACGACGAGGCGAAGGCGAGGGAGCTGGTGGAGAGGGCCAGGAGGGTCGTGGAATGGGTAAGGCGCCATCTGCCCTAAGGTCCCAGGAGAAGGCCCTGGAGGTTGCGAAGAGGGTTGCCGGGAGGGCTGCCAAGCTCTGCGAGGGCAGGGGGTTCAAGCTCGTGGGTGCCTACCTGGTTGGTAGCAGGGCACGGGGAGACTACCTGGAGACTAGCGACGTCGACCTGGTACTCGTGGTCGAAGGCGTGGAGGGGCTAAACGCCCTGCAGAGGCTCGAGCTTTTCAAAGAGGTCCTGGAGCCGGAAGTCGATCTCCTCGTGCTCTCCCCCGAAGAGTGGCGGGAAGGGCGTAGCGCCTGGGTGGAAACCCTCAAGAAGGAAGCCGTACCCCTAGTCTAGAGTCTCGCGCGCTAATAGAAAACTTTATCTTCTTACCTGGCTCCTAGCCCTGATTCGAATGAGCGGCTTGGAGAAGGTTTTGGCGGAAGTGAAGGTGTTTTCCTTCGATGTCGACGGGACGTTGCTGGACAGCTACACGTACATGAGGGACGTGCTCCAGATACTCCTGCTCTACATAGGCGTGCCTGCAGGCATGCTGGAGATGGTGACGGACGATGTGTACAGGTCTTGGTACGATCTCGAGAAGAGGGGCGTGTTCGACTACGGCAAGATGCACCTTTTCCTAGAGGAGTTCGCGAGGAAGTACGCGGTCCCGGTGAGGTACGACGTCAAGGAGTTCCAGGACCTACTCCTGGAGGCGAGAGTTAAGGGCTCGGAGCCCTACAGGTGCGCCGTGAAGCTACTATCGGAGCTGAAGAAGAGGGGGAAGATCGTTGTAAGCGTGTCGGGAGGCGACGGTGTCCCCGGCATGAAGAGGAGGCGCATAGAGGAGGGCGTACCCGTGAAGCTCTTCGACAAGATACTCGTAGTCCCCGAGGACGCTCCGTCGAGGGTGGAGGCCCTCAACGCCGTGAGGGAGGAGTTCGGGGTGTCAAACGAGGAGGTGCTACACGTAGACGACAGGCCTCAGCACGCGGCCGAGGCGTACAGCGCGGGCTTCAAAGCCATGGTCGTGAAGACGGGCTTCTACGACCCGTACTTCCGGTTGCCGGACGGCGTCCTGGTAGTCGACGACCTCTGCGCGGTGCTGGACGCCCTGTCGAAGCTCTAGGCTGTACGGGACTGTCGCGGTATGGTGCCCCTAGACTCCTGGAGCGTTGTTACCGTTTTTGTCGCGTCCGTGGTGGTAGGTAGGGCGCTGAGGCTTAGCCTGCCCAAGGCTTTCTTCGACGTCTCGGTGGGCGTCCTAGTTTGGGCTATAAGCGCGTGGGCGGCGTCGAGCGGCCTGGAAGCGCTAAAGTACTCGCTGGCGCAGACCCTCCTCTTCCTGGCGGCAATAGTGTGCTACGTGGTGGTGCTGGGCGCCCTAGCCTCAAGAGGCGCGGCGCACGCTAGAGCGGGCGCGCGACCCCGGCCCAACGTATACCTCTTGGCGCTTATAGCCGTGGGCTGGGCGTCGGGCCTCTCGGCGGGCTGGCTTAGACCCTACCTTTCGGAGGCGCTACCGGTGCTCGTGCTCGCAGTCATAGCGGCTACGGGGCTCACGATGCACTCAGCCTTAAGCGTAGCTTCTCTGAGGAGAGGAGGGGTCGTCGCCCTAAAGGCTGTCGCTGTAACCCTGGCGTCGGCGGTACTCGCGGGGCTTACGGTGGCTGCCCTCCTCGGGCTTTCCCCGCACTACGCCCTCTCGGTCACCCTGGGGCTGGGCTGGTACAGCTTCGCGGGGTCCTTCGTCGCCCAGTTCCTGGGCCCCGAGCAGGGCTTCACGGCCTTCCTTGTGAACATTCTGAGGGAGCAGTTGACCTTCGCCCTCGTCCCGGTCATCTCGAGGTTCAGGGTGTCGGCGATAAGCCTTGGCGGCGCTACGACGATGGACAACACGCTTCCAGTCTACGCGTACGTGTACGGCGACGACGCGGTTGTCCCGAGCATAGTCCACGGGTTCCTCTTGACGTTCCTCGTGCCCTTCCTGGAGGCCCTCGTGGTCCGGGCTGTGTGAGGTGGTAGCCTTGAGCGGGAGGCTAGCGTACGCCCTGTCGTTCTCCATGTCGTTGCTACAGTCGCTCATGATCCCCGTGCTGGTCCTCTACATGCTCCAGCTAGGCTACACCGAGGCGGAGGTAGGGCTCGTGACGGGGACGGCGTCCGCGGTCTACATAGCAGGCGCTCTCCTCTCCTCCGTCCTCGCGGGCAGGCTGGGGGACTCGAAGACAATCCTCCTCTCGCTAGCCAGCATGGCTACCGGCTACGCCCTCCTCTCCGCCTCCACAGGCCTTTACGCGATCCTGCTGGCGTCGGGCGTCGTCCTGCTGGGCTTCGGCGTCTTCTGGCCCGCAGTCGAGAACCTGGTCTCGTCGTCGGGAGGGAAGGTCTCCGCGTTCTCGTTCTCCTGGAGCTCGGGCTCGCTCGCAGGGATGCTGCTAGTGTACCCGCTGAGCCTCCTGGATCCGAGGGCGCTCTACGCGGCTTTCTCGGCTTCCTCGCTCCTGCTAGCACTGTCGGTGAGGCGGGGGGAGGAGAGGGCCAGGGCTCGGGCAACCTTCGGCGACGTGTTATCCTCTCTATACTCCCTGAGGGCCTCCTGGGTTCTGTGCGTCGCGTACTCCCTGAGCTCCTCGGGCCTGATAACGTTCTACCCGGTGCTCGTAGAGCGGGCAGGGTTGCCGAGGTTCATGCTGTCGCTCGCCCTCTTCCTGATGATACTGTCTAGGACCGCGGTGTTCTTCGCCTACGACGCTCTCCCGGCGCCACTGAAGAGGGTTGAGATCGCGGCGCCCGTCCTGCTGGCATCCTCGCTTATACCATTCGTCGACAACCCCTTCCTCCACTTGCCACTCTCGCTAATAGCCGGCGCCGGGCAGGGCGTTATCTACGGGATAGCGCTCGAAGGAGTGTTCAAGTCGGGGAGCGACAGGGTCCACAACTACACCGCCCTCTTCGAGTCCTTCATAGGCGCAGGCTACTCTCTGGGCCCTCTCCTCGCAGCGTTGCTCGGCGAGTACGCCGGTCTTCAGCCTCTGCTCTCCACCTCTCTGCTGGCAAGCCTGGCGGCCCTCCTCGCAGGGAGAAAACCGCGCGGGTCGGCACCTGCGTCGCGCGGGTAAACTGAAAAATTTTTATAATCGCGGTGCATAACTGGTATTGGAGTTCTGTTCCTCTCAGCGCTTGTAGCCAGCCAGGCAGAGGTGTCTTTGGATGTACGTCGTCGAGGCCAGGGACCTTAGGAAGACGTACGTGTCCAGGAAGAGGAGGGGGCTGTTCAGGGTAGAGGAGACTAGGGTCGAGGCTTTGAAGGGTGTTTCCCTCACGGCGGTGAAGGGGGAGGTTCTGGGCATACTCGGGCCTAACGGCGCCGGGAAGTCCACCCTCGTAAAGATACTCGCAACGCTCCTGCTCCCCGACTCCGGCTATGCGAGGATAATGGGCTTCGACGTCGTCTCCGAGAGGGACGAGGTCAGGAAGCTCATAGGGGTATCGCTCAGCGTGGAGAAAGGCTTCTTCTACAAGCTGACGGGGCGCGAGAACCTCAAGTACTTTGGGATGCTGTACGGGCTGGACGGGAAGGCGCTGGAGGAGAGGGTGAACGAGGTACTGAGGGACGTGGGGCTACAGCCGTACGCCGACAAGCTCTACGAGGAGATGTCTCTCGGCATGAAGGCGAGGCTGAGCATCGCTAGGGCACTCCTCACTGACCCGCCCGTGCTTATACTCGACGAGCCCACCCTGGGGCTAGACCCCGTATCCGCTAGGAGGATCCGGTCCCTGCTCACAAGCCTCGCTCACTCGAAGGGGAAGACGGTGCTGGTAACTACGCACAACATGTTCGAAGCCGAGATAATATGCGACCGCGTCGCGATAATATCCGAGGGGAGGATACTCGCCGTGGACTCCGTCGACTCGCTGAAGAAGAGGGTTGCCGACAGCGTCTTCCTGGAGATAAGGATAGCCGGGCTCGCCGGCCTCCAGGTCCAGAACGTGCTGAGAAACGTGCCGGGGGTAGAGGTCAGGACGGCGCACAGGAAGGGGCTGGGAGACAAGGTCGTGGTATCAGTCCCCGTGGCGCACGCCGAGGAAGCCTTCGAGAGGGTGCTACACGAGCTGAGGTCCGCCGGGCTTAAGGTGAGGAGTATAAGCATAGTCGAGCCCTCCCTGGAGGACGTGTTCATAAAGCTCGCCGGCCACAGGGTGAGCTCCCCGTGAAGGCGGGAGACGTCGCGAGGATCTTCAAGGCGGGCGTACTCTTCGAGGTCTCAATGCTCAAGTCCAACAAGGGGTACTTTGCCGCCACCCTTGCCCGCCCCTACTTCGTCTACGCGCTCCTCCTCTTGATATCGAAGCAGCTCGGCGCGGGCTACACGCCTAGAGACGTCGTGGTGCAGACCCTCGCCGTCACCGGCTCCATAGACGTCCTCTGGGACGTCGCCGGGCAGGGAATACTGCTAAGGGTCTCCGGGGTCCTACCGTACTACACCCTGTCGCCGGGAGGAGTACTCCTCGCGCTCGTCGTGAGCTACCTCCCGAGGTACATCCTCGAAACTCTCCTCAAAGCCGTAGCGTTCCTGCCTGTCCTCGCGCTCGAAGAGGGGCCCGCGGACGCGCTTTTACACCTCCTCGCGGCCTACGCGCTCCTCCTCCTAGGATTGCTCCCGCTACTGGGCATAAGCACGCTGGTCGCCGGGGCGACGCTCCTGGTACACGAAGAGTCCCCCGTGCTCGAGTGGGTTACGCCGCTCGTCCTGCTCCTCTCCGGGGCGGTGTACCCGGTGAGCGTACTGCCGGGGTGGATGCGGGCGCTCTCCGCTCTCATACCTGTGACCTACGTCGTGGAGCTCTCTAGGGCCCTAGAGGGGGGCGGGGGAGTCCAGGCTTTCTACAGCGGGGCTTTCGCGCTACTGATATCCCTCTCCATACTCTACAACGCCGCTGCCAGCAGGCTGTTCAGGAAGGCCGAGGAGGCCCTGCTAAGGAAGGGTGTCTAGCGTGGGCAGGCGTAAAGCCGTGCTCTGGCTCCACCTAATGCGGTCCAAGAGGTACGCGCTCAGCCTAGTCTCCGGCTCGCTCACCGACGCCCTTTGGATGATAATCCTGCTGGCCGGCTTCA encodes:
- a CDS encoding MFS transporter, translated to MSGRLAYALSFSMSLLQSLMIPVLVLYMLQLGYTEAEVGLVTGTASAVYIAGALLSSVLAGRLGDSKTILLSLASMATGYALLSASTGLYAILLASGVVLLGFGVFWPAVENLVSSSGGKVSAFSFSWSSGSLAGMLLVYPLSLLDPRALYAAFSASSLLLALSVRRGEERARARATFGDVLSSLYSLRASWVLCVAYSLSSSGLITFYPVLVERAGLPRFMLSLALFLMILSRTAVFFAYDALPAPLKRVEIAAPVLLASSLIPFVDNPFLHLPLSLIAGAGQGVIYGIALEGVFKSGSDRVHNYTALFESFIGAGYSLGPLLAALLGEYAGLQPLLSTSLLASLAALLAGRKPRGSAPASRG
- a CDS encoding HAD family hydrolase, which codes for MSGLEKVLAEVKVFSFDVDGTLLDSYTYMRDVLQILLLYIGVPAGMLEMVTDDVYRSWYDLEKRGVFDYGKMHLFLEEFARKYAVPVRYDVKEFQDLLLEARVKGSEPYRCAVKLLSELKKRGKIVVSVSGGDGVPGMKRRRIEEGVPVKLFDKILVVPEDAPSRVEALNAVREEFGVSNEEVLHVDDRPQHAAEAYSAGFKAMVVKTGFYDPYFRLPDGVLVVDDLCAVLDALSKL
- the trxA gene encoding thioredoxin; translated protein: MEEVELIKRRMLRELVSRRGSTAGSARCPYERWARAPTFNDALSKCKVALADFWAEWCGPCRLTEPIFEELAAKYAGRVAFLKVNVDENPDLAVQYDVMSIPTMIVFKGGKEFKRFIGYSPLLARQLDLTLQGLIAG
- a CDS encoding lysine exporter LysO family protein; translated protein: MVPLDSWSVVTVFVASVVVGRALRLSLPKAFFDVSVGVLVWAISAWAASSGLEALKYSLAQTLLFLAAIVCYVVVLGALASRGAAHARAGARPRPNVYLLALIAVGWASGLSAGWLRPYLSEALPVLVLAVIAATGLTMHSALSVASLRRGGVVALKAVAVTLASAVLAGLTVAALLGLSPHYALSVTLGLGWYSFAGSFVAQFLGPEQGFTAFLVNILREQLTFALVPVISRFRVSAISLGGATTMDNTLPVYAYVYGDDAVVPSIVHGFLLTFLVPFLEALVVRAV
- a CDS encoding nucleotidyltransferase domain-containing protein, whose translation is MGKAPSALRSQEKALEVAKRVAGRAAKLCEGRGFKLVGAYLVGSRARGDYLETSDVDLVLVVEGVEGLNALQRLELFKEVLEPEVDLLVLSPEEWREGRSAWVETLKKEAVPLV
- a CDS encoding ABC transporter ATP-binding protein; its protein translation is MYVVEARDLRKTYVSRKRRGLFRVEETRVEALKGVSLTAVKGEVLGILGPNGAGKSTLVKILATLLLPDSGYARIMGFDVVSERDEVRKLIGVSLSVEKGFFYKLTGRENLKYFGMLYGLDGKALEERVNEVLRDVGLQPYADKLYEEMSLGMKARLSIARALLTDPPVLILDEPTLGLDPVSARRIRSLLTSLAHSKGKTVLVTTHNMFEAEIICDRVAIISEGRILAVDSVDSLKKRVADSVFLEIRIAGLAGLQVQNVLRNVPGVEVRTAHRKGLGDKVVVSVPVAHAEEAFERVLHELRSAGLKVRSISIVEPSLEDVFIKLAGHRVSSP
- a CDS encoding AAA family ATPase, whose protein sequence is MVSIVRHSDLARWKSTGAWVLVYGRRKVGKSYFIRNFTKWDSYYFVGREGEIFVDSERISYEAFRRELAEKLKHNETVVVDEFQRLPSEFSDMLHSLGTRGRLVAVSSTLWLSREILSGRSPLLGMMTEFKMGLVDEADILVNLSSYVSDPKRLVEVSVLLREPWLTPVWERASNFERGVVQTLRYTVPALVGEVFREEERFLSRVYEGVLKAVASGKSVSSEIAAYLYSNRLMAAQDPSLVHPYLRVLERIGILEKVKFYGKNRYMYRHVSPVVDLFFYMDAKYGISERELEEEQALRVLREKMPLYVEQFVAYLLSKSMGLWAEKIVEPGHEVDVALVDFKSLKAAVEVKWRETLTSSDVEKIEERLSRYKCRKILVVPRGDVLPREPKGIEVFSAENLLELARTRVKKLQQQL
- a CDS encoding HEPN domain-containing protein encodes the protein MREEASLWFRQAERDLEKARNDLVTHDWDSAAFWSQQAAEKALKALLLSRGRVYRGHSLLALAETAKSELGLSVDDIIGDLRELTVHYTISRYPNAANAFPYELYDEAKARELVERARRVVEWVRRHLP
- a CDS encoding ABC transporter permease, with the protein product MKAGDVARIFKAGVLFEVSMLKSNKGYFAATLARPYFVYALLLLISKQLGAGYTPRDVVVQTLAVTGSIDVLWDVAGQGILLRVSGVLPYYTLSPGGVLLALVVSYLPRYILETLLKAVAFLPVLALEEGPADALLHLLAAYALLLLGLLPLLGISTLVAGATLLVHEESPVLEWVTPLVLLLSGAVYPVSVLPGWMRALSALIPVTYVVELSRALEGGGGVQAFYSGAFALLISLSILYNAAASRLFRKAEEALLRKGV